The Humulus lupulus chromosome 7, drHumLupu1.1, whole genome shotgun sequence region GCTTTTATATCCGCTTTGTTGATGATTTCAACCGATACACTTGGATTTATCCACTCAAAGCTAAGAGTGATGCCTTGGCTGCCTTCATCCAGTTTAAAACCTTGGATGAAAATCAATTTGATTGTAAAATCAAATCTCTCCAAATAGATTGGGGGAGGAGAATTCCAGAGTTTTTCACAGTGTGTGATTGATCATGGAATCATCTTTCGTCATTCTTGTCCTCATACCTCTGCTCAAAATGGCCGAGCAGAGCGTAAACATCGACATATCGTCGAAATAGGATTAACACTCCTCGCTCAAGCATCTATGCCACTTAAGTATTGGTGGGATGGATTCCAAATTGCTGTCTATTTAATAAATAGACTTCCCACACCAGTCTTACAAAATAAAACACCCTTTGAAACTCTGTTTGGAAAGAAACCTGACTATAAATTTCTTAAAGTTTTTGGAGCTGCATGTTACCCATGCTTGAGACCATACCAATCCCATAAATTCCAATTTCACTCTGTTAGGTGTGTAAATCTTGGGTATAGTGATGTGTATAAAGGTTATAAATGCATTAGCTCTAGTGGTCGATTATATATTACTTGAAATTTGGTTTTTGTTGAGAGTCACTTTCCTTTCAAGTCAGGTTTCCTAAATACTAAACATCTTGAGCAAACTATCTCTGTCATGGTCCCATCGTGGTCTGAAGAGTCCATTGCAGAATCATCCGCTACCTCACCAACACAACTGGACTCACCTGAATCTGACCACCATAGTCCTCACTTTACAGCTGAAACATCTCAGGTCAGCACCTCACTTGATTCTCAACCAGCTAAACTTGAACCAACAGGTCCTATTTCAATTGCATCAACACACCCTATGACAACTCGATCTAAGTTAGGCATTTTCAAACCAAAAGTATATGTTGGCCAAGCAAATTGGACAGACACACACATTGAACCTACCACGGTTGAAGAGGCTCTACAACATAGTGGTTGGAAACAAGCCATGAACGAGGAGTTTACTGCTTTACAAAAAAATGGAACATGGATCTTGGTCCCTTAGCAGAAAGGTATGAATATTGTGGGGAATAAATGGGTTTTTAAAACCAAGAGGAACTCAGATGGCTCCTTCCAACGATTTAAAGCACGCTTGGTGGCCAAAGGGTTCACACAATGCCCTGGTATTGATTTTTGTGAAACTTTCAGCCCTGTTATTAAGGCTGCCACTGTCTGCATTGTGCTTACTATCGCTGTTGCTAAGTCATGGGATATCCGCCAGTTGGACATTAATAATGCCTTCTTGAATGGGAAGCTTGAGGAGGAGGTATTCATGAGCCAACCACATGGTTTTGAGGATCAAAACAAAAAGGAGTGGGTTTGCAAACTTACCAAGTCTCTCTATGGCCTAAGACAAGCACCAAGAGCTTGGTTCGATCGTCTCAAAGCTACCTTACTGGATTGGAACTTTCAGAATTCACGAGCTGATTCGTCATTGTTTTTCTACAAGACCCCTACCTTAATTATCATGGTTCTCATTTATGTCGATGACATAATAGTCACTGGCAGCGATGCTAAGAAGCTTCAACAATTTACCACCAGATTGAATGAAGTTTTTGCTCTAAAAGATTTAGGCCCTCTTCATTTCTTCTTAGGTTCGAGGTTCACAGAGATTCTACAGGCCTATATCTTAGTCAAAGTAAATATATTAAAGAATTGTTATCTAGAACAGGTATGTTACACTTGAAACCTTGTTCTACTCCTATGACCGTTGGTAAGCCTCTGTCAAAATCAGATGGAactgaaattgaaaatcccaCAGTATACAGAAGCATAGTAGGAGGACTACAATATCTAACACATACTAGACCTGACTTATGTTTTGCTGTGAATAAAATAAGTCAATTCCTACAGGCACCTACCACGGTTCATTGGAATGCTGTGAAGAGAGTGCTTCATTACTTGAAAGGTACCGTGTATCGAGGACTCCACATCAAATATGCTGACAGACTTGCTCTCACAGGGTTTTCTGATGCAGATTGGGAATGTTTCCTGGATGATAGATGAAGTGTTGTTGGTTATTGTGTATACTTTGGAGATACCCTGGTGTCATGGTCATCTAAAAAGCAAGCTGTGGTGTCTCGCTCAAGCACAGAATCGGAATATCGAGCTCTTGCTCGGGTTTCTGCCGAACTGTCTTGGATTTAAGCTTTATTGGTTGAGTTTGGTTTCCCCTTACCGTGTGTACCTGTAACTTGGTGTGACAACTTGGGCGCAAGTGCTTTAGCTTCTAATCCGGTCTATCATGCGCGAACGAAACATATAGAACTTGATGTTCATTTTGTATGTGATAAGGTTCTGCAGAAGTCATTACAAATCAGATATGTGCCTTCCCATGATCAAGTTGCGGATTGTCTTACAAAGAGCCTCAGTGGTGAAAGGTTTCAGTTTCTAACAGACAAACTAGGTGTGGTTGACACCCCACTTAGTTTGAGAGGGGATGTTAAGAAATAGTGTCCTGCCTAATTAGTCTTTTCTTTAATCCATTTTTCTCTTCACTAATTCTGgtgtatacaattttttttagtgGTCCCATTCTGTTGTAACCAAATGATTAGGTGGCAGGAATTCTGTTAGAATATTCCCATATTGTTATTGTGTAATGATTGTAATGATTGTACCAATTCTGTGTACTATAAATACCAAAGGTCACCAGCCATATTTCCTTGAGCTGGTTTATTCATTCTCTCTGCtgtcttctcctttttctttatattttctcTTATCGGCCTGCACTCAgcacgctattgctgcccttgacttataagtcaagcctttcagcCTGCGCTCCACgcactattgctgcccttgactcataagtcaagcctttcggcCTGCGCTCcatgcgctattgccgcccttgactcataagtcaagaatttAAATTAGATAATACAGACAAGCATaaaacatttatcacatatatgcttAATACAATTAGACATGTGTAATAAAAATCTCAATCAtagttataaccatgttcaatgATCGGACTCAAGCCCTAACCACAGActaggtgcagctttcttacctctggtccaaccACTAGATAAATagaaacgaccctcaagcacgatcctctttcgagccctagcagtaccctagtcacaaccataatagagGATAACCATCAAtattgagtaaataaaggcttctgaactgaggcctagccttcgggacctcgaattctactaaaccaggtagtagaatccttctcatgcccttaggtttgagtctcCACAACTCGAAACCTCACTTGGTTATTCTTCCCAATTAGCGCTGCAGTGCGCCCCAAGGCAGAGAACCCTGGACCTGTTTTTATTGGACACGCCCCGCAGCGCTAAGGCGGTTAAGAAGAACCCCAATGCCTCTGAGTTTATACAGGTTacgacgctccaagaacagcgctgCGGCGTAACCCTGTGAACCCAGATTTCCAACATTTTCCTCTGAGCCAAATTCCTCAAAATTCATCCCAAAGTTGTACCAAAGTCCCAATTGAGCCTATGCTCCCAATAACACATCATAGGCAACAAAACactccaaaaaccaacccaaaacttTACTCCAACTCAAAACTCAAACCACAAGTTAAACCTCATAAAAACTCACACCATAATTCTCAGTAGAAACATAGTAAAGAATCTTACCTCATCTATGTAATTTGACCGCTAAGTTGCTCCTAATCCAATTCATAGCTCCAAGCCTTCAATACCCACCAAGATCACCTCCAAGCTTAAGAGTTCTAGAGTTTTCTAAAAAAAACTCAAAGTctaagagagatagagagagagagagagagagagagagagagagaaagagagagagagagagagagagagagagaaggggagagagagaggagagagagagagagagagagagagagagagagagagagagagagagagagagagagagagagagagagagctgttTTTGTGGTTATATGATTTTTGAAAGCTCCTAATTGACTAAGTCAGTTCCATGGGCAAGAAAAGACCAAAACACCCCTAGCCTTTACCTTAGTTCTTTAATGCCCTCAACgacaaaatggtcttttgccaccatttcccactaatcgTCTATTAACACCatatttcccaattaattccaatatcccCAAGTAATCAACAACtaacttcccattacccgataaatcccggtgatgtactaaattaccaaaatacccctaggctcaccccgagccaagtatttagccctgttgtgactaaactgctcaTTTTCTCATTAGGATCCCCTCGtgctgaataactcaaatatatccacatcatAATATGGTATAAAtcacaaaatacatatatttacaaatataccctcaacaggtcaaaattacgaagatactcttctaataagaaacaggcccacatgcatgcttaatacacctaaacatgttataatagtcatatcataatacaactcacataattcacataatcatgaatataatcataaaaatgtacataatatccatttatgccctcccgacacactaatcaaggcactaagcctgattagaaaatttgggatgttacacctaGCCTTTACTATTCCCAAACCGAATGTCAAGGTAATGGCTCGCAAGCGCAAACAAGCATCTGTTACTTTTGATGCCTCTGTGCTTGTTTTGGAATCATCGCCCCCCGTTCCTCCTATCAAGAAGCCCAAGGCCAGGCCATCGACCGCTCCCACTTTCTCTAATTCTGTCAAAGGCAAGGCCTCAGTCTCTTCTTCAACTCAAGGTACTGCTTTTCTTGACAGTTCTTGTAAGGATCGGTTCACTGCTTGCATCTCTTGCGCAAATTGTTGCCCGAGCGATTGTTAGATTATGAGGTGTTTGGTCATTTGGGTGtctatgaattaattaattttcataGGTGGAAAGAGTTTGTTACTTCACTTCGTATTCCGTATCAATCTCTTGTTCATGAATGCCATTCTAATTTGTTTGAGGCTATGGTTGACCCTGTTCATGAGCACTATGGTAAGTTTATTTGCATGGTCACTGGATTCTGTTTACTCTGGAAATTATTTATGAGTGCTTCCACCTGCCATTGTTTAGATTGGTAAAATAAGATGGTTAAGTTATTTACACAATGTGGTGCAAAACATTTAATGAtgttcacttaagttgaagtgaaaacataAGATTTTGTAGTAGACATCTAAAATTGACTTTTataggtctaaagtgatacaatgatgtATCTAAgtatgcccaatttttttttttgaggatttggagatgttttggggCAAGTTATGGGGCCCAAGTTAACTAGAACGTAGCCACCATCCAAAAAGTTAAGAAAAATATGTTACCTAATTTAGATATTAAACAAAATAGTTATGCAAACTTAAACTTCGATACTAACTTATCAACATAACATTATATTTTTGTGAAAAACTCCTAGAAGAATATTATTGTGGGCACCATAGCAATAATCCTATAAGTGAGCTAAAAATATATTATAGTATATTTTACCCTCAAGCATTGATATGTAACAATCATCAATCTTCATTTGAAGATACGAGACCACTTTTACTCATTTCACAAAACACAAGGCTTAAAATGGTATGGTATAGACCTTATTTGAAAtgtgttaaaaaattaaaaaattgtatattaaaaatatgattataattttatgttttattattataataaaagttatttttttattattaaatgaaaaaaatcctcattttgtaaaaaaaaaaaaagtaaaaatccTCATAATAATATGACTTACATTTTACTTTCAAGAGAAAATATCAATTTGACCTTTGTATTTTTTTGCGAATACTCGATCGACCCtcatgttttgttaaatgacaattcaaacCACGTGATTTGCAAAACAGATCAAAATGATACCTAAACACAATTttagttaaaatattttcaaatataaccaAAATGCCCTatcatatattatttaattaaatacaaAGGAAAACAACTAAAACcctaaattaaaatatattaattaattaaaaatttcaaaaaaattaaaatagaattaattacaaatataaaaattaaaagaaacaatagatatttaattttttattttctctctcctcCCCCTCTATCTTCTCTTTTTTAttgcaaaaaatataattttctattattttaaaatttttattgattttaatttaataatatttttattttaaattatcaaattaattaattcgTTAAAGATTGACCGTATTATTTTGATATGTTTGCCAAATTGGTATTTTCCCAACATTCAaactaaacaattttttttaataaacactTCTTAATATTTACGAGATGAAATTTTttaagatgattttttttttgcacaATGAGAAAACCCCACTTTTATAACACTCATTTGACCAATTTTCAACAGAATTTCTACTTTTACTCAAAATCTGCACTCAAGTATCTTCCCAATTTCCAGTTTTTTCCAATATTAAATATCCCAGGAAAAAAAATGTATACACTGTTATCCTCTGCGGGAAGGCATAGGTTCTCTACGTGAGCCGTCAAACTACGACATTTCTTTCTCAAAGGAATATTTACAACAAATCAGGTGTACGAACAAAATCATATCTCAGTAACTGAAAAAACAAAATTTATCTAAATGACGTCATAATTCATCTTCTTTCTGCGAAGGACTTCTCCAGAAACCTGAACCGTAGAACCGCTCCCACATCTCCTCCTCCAAAAGATCAATGGTCGAGGTCGCTCCTTGATTACCTCCTCCACCGTTGATCTTGTCCTGCTCCAACGCCGCATCTTTGACTCTCTTTATCTCAGCCTCCAGCTCATCACGTGCGAGCCCACCTGGCCCACTGGGCCTCTGCGGTAACAGGCCCATTTTTGCCAAACGCTGTCGTTTCTTTCTCTTTGCCCAGGCCTTCCGGCAAAGCCCTGCAGGCACCTTGTAGACGGCCAGAACCAGAAGGTTCATCAACGCACATGGAAAACAGCAACAAACGGCCGCGCACTCGGCCGCTGTACCTCCCGCCATCTCGCCAATTCGCCGCTTCTCTCGAGGAATCAACGTCTGAATCGGCGATCTATCTGATAAAAGAGGAGTTGGGCGATTCTTCTGCTGCGATCGCTGTACGACTTGCCGATTCATTATTAAGACTTTTCTTTTTTGATGGGGGGGTCGTTCTTTCTTCGTCGATTGGAATGTAATATATGTATCAATAggctttttttttaagaaaatgatCGCGATGAAAATCGGCTAGAATTGTCATAATCAAGACACAGAAAGAGAATCATCTATCAAAGGCGGTAGAAACTGATTTTGAAAAGACAGAAAAGAACCGACGAGCAGAAGAAAATCTAGGTAGTGGAATTTTATTCTTTTTCCCGAGAAAATTctaaagaaagagaaggagaagaataatgatTAAAGAGAGTGAATTAGGAAATGGACGGTAAAAGAAAGTGACAATAGGCTACAGCTTTTTGAAAGCAAAAACCAACGGGATAAGAGTTCCGTTTGCTAAGCCAGAAAACCCGAATGTCTCGCTGACTCTAAACTTCTTCtttcttaattttaatatatatatattttcaaatttttatttctttatgatTATTATCCTAATATTTTTTTGAGTACgacttattattgtttttttgttGGTTTGGCTGAATGAAGTATTATAATTATTTGAGACTACTGTTTCAAATGATATTTTTTCTGGTTGGGTGGTGATGTGAAGACTAATATCTCGGAGTAAAATGTGGAATGAAAGGAAGAAGAGGAATTTGGGGTCAGTTTTGCCATGGGGACTTAGGGTGGCCCCACTCCCGTGACTAAGAGCCAGAAATTCTCAGGATAAGTGTGATCTAGAAATATTTTTTGACGTGGACAAACAACTAACACGGTTTTATTTTTTGTGATTTAGAATTTC contains the following coding sequences:
- the LOC133788882 gene encoding uncharacterized protein LOC133788882; amino-acid sequence: MNRQVVQRSQQKNRPTPLLSDRSPIQTLIPREKRRIGEMAGGTAAECAAVCCCFPCALMNLLVLAVYKVPAGLCRKAWAKRKKRQRLAKMGLLPQRPSGPGGLARDELEAEIKRVKDAALEQDKINGGGGNQGATSTIDLLEEEMWERFYGSGFWRSPSQKEDEL